A single Arthrobacter sp. ERGS1:01 DNA region contains:
- the zwf gene encoding glucose-6-phosphate dehydrogenase: MSVHFIDSCVTSGSTVTSGRNPLRDSRDRRLSQVAGPSSLVLFGITGDLARKKLMPAVYDLVNRGLLPPSFAVVGFARANRENEDFIAEIKEAVQAYCRTPFDEAVWNQLAEGLSFVRGEFDDDDAFVRLAAMLAELDEQRGTQGNHAFYLSIPPKAFELVCRQLSKHGLAQAEGEKWRRVVIEKPFGHNLESARTLNSIVESVFPPDAVFRIDHYLGKETVQNILALRFANQFFEPLWNANYVDHVQITMAEDIGTGGRAGYYDGVGAARDVIQNHLLQLLALTAMEEPISFNAEDLRAEKEKVLAAVKLPADLSTHSARGQFAGGWQGGEQVLGYLQEEGIPADSTTETFAAIRLDINTRRWSGVPFYLRAGKRLGRRVTEIAVVFKRAPNLLFTDHAEDDFGQNAVVIRVQPDEGVTIRFGSKVPGTQMEVRDVTMDFGYGHAFTESSPEAYERLILDVLLGEPPLFPRHQEVELSWKILDPFEKFWAAENVQPESYEPGSWGPASADELLARDGRTWRRP; the protein is encoded by the coding sequence ATGTCCGTACATTTCATCGATTCGTGCGTGACGTCCGGAAGTACCGTCACCTCCGGGCGCAACCCGCTCCGGGACAGCCGGGACCGCAGGCTGTCCCAGGTGGCGGGCCCGTCGTCGCTGGTCCTCTTCGGGATCACCGGCGACCTCGCCCGCAAGAAACTCATGCCCGCCGTGTACGACCTCGTCAATCGGGGGCTGCTGCCGCCCAGCTTTGCCGTGGTGGGCTTCGCCCGGGCCAACCGGGAGAATGAAGATTTCATCGCCGAAATCAAGGAAGCTGTCCAGGCCTATTGCCGGACCCCCTTTGATGAAGCGGTGTGGAACCAGCTTGCCGAGGGCCTCAGTTTTGTCCGGGGCGAGTTCGACGACGACGATGCCTTCGTCCGGCTTGCCGCCATGCTGGCCGAGCTCGATGAGCAGCGGGGCACGCAGGGTAACCATGCGTTCTACCTCTCGATCCCGCCGAAGGCCTTTGAACTGGTCTGCCGCCAACTGTCCAAGCACGGCCTGGCCCAGGCCGAGGGTGAGAAGTGGCGCCGGGTGGTGATCGAGAAGCCGTTCGGGCACAACCTCGAATCGGCCCGGACGTTGAACAGCATCGTCGAATCGGTGTTCCCGCCCGACGCCGTGTTCCGGATCGACCACTACCTGGGCAAGGAAACGGTCCAGAACATCCTGGCGCTGCGCTTCGCGAACCAGTTCTTTGAACCGCTCTGGAACGCGAACTATGTGGACCATGTGCAGATCACGATGGCCGAGGACATTGGCACCGGTGGTCGGGCCGGTTACTACGACGGTGTGGGCGCGGCCCGTGACGTCATCCAAAACCATCTCCTGCAGTTGTTGGCCCTGACGGCCATGGAGGAGCCCATCTCCTTCAACGCCGAGGACCTGCGTGCGGAGAAGGAAAAAGTCCTCGCCGCCGTGAAACTGCCGGCGGATTTGTCCACGCATTCGGCGCGCGGCCAGTTTGCCGGCGGCTGGCAGGGCGGCGAGCAGGTCCTCGGTTACCTGCAGGAGGAGGGCATTCCGGCCGATTCGACCACGGAGACCTTTGCCGCGATCCGCCTGGACATCAACACCCGCCGCTGGTCCGGGGTCCCGTTCTACCTGCGGGCCGGCAAGCGGCTGGGCCGGCGGGTCACCGAGATCGCGGTCGTGTTCAAACGGGCACCCAATCTGTTGTTCACCGACCATGCGGAGGATGACTTCGGTCAGAATGCCGTGGTGATCCGGGTCCAGCCCGATGAGGGTGTGACGATCCGTTTTGGGTCCAAGGTGCCGGGCACGCAGATGGAAGTCCGCGATGTCACAATGGACTTTGGCTACGGGCACGCGTTCACCGAATCGAGCCCGGAAGCCTACGAACGCCTCATCCTGGATGTGCTGCTCGGCGAACCGCCGTTGTTCCCGCGCCACCAGGAAGTGGAACTGTCCTGGAAGATCCTGGACCCGTTTGAGAAGTTTTGGGCTGCCGAGAACGTGCAGCCCGAAAGTTATGAACCCGGCAGCTGGGGGCCGGCGTCAGCGGATGAACTGCTGGCCCGGGATGGAAGAACCTGGAGAAGGCCATGA
- the hxlB gene encoding 6-phospho-3-hexuloisomerase, whose protein sequence is MSSVAVAPRSVHSSADDIVRNLSLVRDEIADTAAKIDEHEVAGLAGHLSQNGRVFIAGAGRSGLVLRMAGMRLMHLGLTVHIVGDTTTPAISAGDLLLVASGSGTTAGVVKAAQTAAKAGARIAAYTTNPVSPLAELADALVIIPAAQKTDHGSNLSRQYSGSLFEQVLFLATEAVFQSLWDNTDVPAEELWLRHANLE, encoded by the coding sequence GTGAGTTCTGTAGCAGTGGCACCGCGTTCGGTGCATAGTAGCGCTGATGATATTGTCCGTAATCTTTCCCTGGTTCGTGATGAGATCGCGGACACGGCGGCGAAGATCGATGAGCATGAGGTGGCGGGCCTGGCCGGTCATTTGAGCCAGAACGGGCGGGTCTTTATCGCCGGTGCGGGCCGGAGTGGTTTGGTGTTGCGGATGGCCGGGATGCGGTTGATGCATCTGGGGTTGACGGTCCATATTGTCGGGGATACCACGACGCCGGCCATCAGTGCCGGGGACCTTCTTCTGGTGGCGTCGGGGTCCGGGACCACGGCCGGGGTCGTGAAGGCGGCGCAGACCGCGGCGAAGGCCGGGGCCCGGATCGCGGCCTATACGACGAATCCGGTCTCCCCGCTGGCCGAGCTGGCTGATGCGTTGGTGATCATTCCGGCGGCGCAGAAGACCGATCACGGCTCGAACCTTTCCCGCCAGTACTCCGGTTCCTTGTTTGAGCAGGTGTTGTTCCTGGCGACCGAGGCGGTGTTCCAGTCGTTGTGGGACAACACGGACGTGCCGGCCGAGGAGCTTTGGCTCCGCCACGCCAACCTCGAATAA
- the hxlA gene encoding 3-hexulose-6-phosphate synthase, translating into MKLQVAMDLLTVEDALELANQVAEYVDIIELGTPLIKAAGLAAVTAVKNAHPDKIVFADMKTMDAGELEADIAFKAGADLMTVLGTADDSTIAGAVKAAKAHNKGVVVDLIGVADKVTRAKEVRALGAKFVEMHAGLDEQAKPGFDLRGLLTAGEEARVPFSVAGGVNLSTIEAVQRAGADVAVAGGFIYSAQDPALAAKQLRAAII; encoded by the coding sequence ATGAAACTCCAAGTAGCGATGGACCTGTTGACGGTCGAAGATGCCCTCGAGTTGGCGAACCAGGTTGCCGAGTACGTGGACATTATTGAATTGGGTACTCCCTTGATCAAGGCTGCCGGGTTGGCCGCGGTGACCGCGGTGAAGAACGCGCACCCGGATAAGATCGTTTTCGCCGATATGAAGACCATGGATGCGGGCGAGTTGGAGGCCGATATCGCGTTCAAGGCCGGCGCCGATCTGATGACGGTCCTGGGTACTGCCGATGATTCCACGATTGCCGGGGCGGTCAAGGCTGCCAAGGCCCATAACAAGGGCGTCGTGGTGGATTTGATTGGTGTGGCCGATAAGGTCACCCGGGCCAAGGAAGTTCGTGCCCTGGGGGCGAAGTTCGTCGAGATGCATGCCGGCCTGGACGAGCAGGCCAAGCCCGGCTTCGATCTGCGCGGGCTGCTGACCGCGGGCGAAGAGGCCCGTGTTCCGTTCTCCGTCGCCGGTGGCGTGAACCTGAGCACCATCGAAGCCGTTCAGCGCGCTGGTGCCGACGTCGCCGTCGCCGGTGGCTTCATCTACAGCGCCCAGGACCCGGCCCTGGCCGCCAAGCAGCTCCGCGCCGCCATCATCTAA
- a CDS encoding DNA-formamidopyrimidine glycosylase family protein, protein MPEGDTVWRAARELNDALAGSVLTSCDFRVPAFATVDFTGQVMESVESRGKHLLMHVDGHVIHSHLSMEGRWDVYPLAANGTAPRWRRPAHTARAVLGTDRVAAVGFALGLLEVLREADLGTAVGHLGPDLLGPGWDAAMATERLLADPARPLGLALLDQRNLAGIGNIYRNELCFLGGVHPATPVGSVPGLPRIIGLAKRLLEANKDRSARSTTGGPARGDAAVWVYGLAGRPCKRCGTLIRHAKMAEPAAPTHAPRDIYWCPRCQPSP, encoded by the coding sequence GTGCCTGAGGGGGACACCGTCTGGCGGGCGGCCCGCGAGCTCAACGACGCGCTGGCAGGATCCGTCCTGACGAGCTGCGATTTCCGGGTTCCCGCCTTCGCCACGGTGGACTTCACGGGCCAGGTGATGGAATCCGTCGAAAGCCGGGGCAAGCACCTGCTGATGCATGTGGACGGCCACGTCATCCACTCGCACCTGTCGATGGAAGGCCGCTGGGACGTCTATCCCCTGGCCGCCAACGGCACGGCTCCGCGCTGGCGGCGGCCGGCCCACACCGCCAGGGCGGTGCTGGGCACGGACCGGGTGGCCGCCGTGGGGTTCGCCCTGGGCCTGCTGGAAGTGTTGCGGGAAGCAGACCTTGGCACCGCCGTCGGGCATCTGGGCCCGGACCTCCTGGGACCTGGCTGGGATGCCGCGATGGCCACGGAAAGGCTGCTCGCCGATCCCGCCCGCCCCCTGGGGCTGGCCCTGTTGGACCAGCGGAACCTCGCGGGGATCGGCAATATCTACCGCAACGAACTGTGCTTCCTGGGCGGCGTGCACCCCGCGACGCCCGTCGGTTCCGTGCCCGGCCTGCCCCGGATTATCGGACTGGCCAAGCGCCTGCTGGAGGCGAACAAGGACAGGTCCGCGCGTTCCACCACGGGCGGGCCGGCACGGGGAGATGCGGCCGTGTGGGTTTACGGGCTCGCGGGCAGGCCGTGCAAGCGGTGCGGCACGCTGATCCGGCACGCGAAAATGGCCGAACCCGCCGCGCCAACGCACGCTCCGCGGGACATTTATTGGTGCCCGCGCTGCCAGCCGAGTCCGTAG
- a CDS encoding DNA glycosylase AlkZ-like family protein produces the protein MDQFAAPTREWFLGAFGSPTPAQSGAWDAIAQGSHSLVVAPTGSGKTLAAFLWALDGLASAQAGATRGTGVLYISPLKALGVDVERNLRAPLIGITQTAVRLGQQVPAISVGVRSGDTPANERRRLLSHPPDILITTPESLFLMLTSKARETLAGVHTVIVDEVHAVAGTKRGAHLAVSLERLDALLERPAQRIGLSATVEPRSTVARFLGGSAPVTIVAPASTKNWNLTVTVPVEDMTALPALAQAHDVGPASGLAPNASIWPHVEEKIVDAVLANKSTIVFANSRRLAERLTGRLNEIYVERLELAALEAAAVEAAAVEPGADDAPTAADPWRTVVFPDGATPARGPGRGREAGERVGMPAEMMAQAGTTAGAPNVLAKAHHGSVSKEQRALIEDDLKSGRLRCVVATSSLELGIDMGAVDLVIQVESPPSVASGLQRVGRAGHQVGEISQGVLFPKHRADLLHSAVTVERMLAGRIEPLFVPANPLDILAQQTVAATALGSIDVDEWFDTVRRSAPFAALPRSAYDATLDLLAGRYPSDEFAELRPRIIWDRVGGTITGRPGAQRLAVTSGGTIPDRGLFGVYIVPTGSQGSQARSGSLAGVGPSDDAGANKGGRRVGELDEEMVYESRVGDVFALGATSWKIEDITFDRVLVTPAFGQSGKLPFWKGDSLGRPVDLGRALGAFIREVSAAPREEALARCTATGLDTWAANNLLGYLDEQKAATSQVPDDKTLMVERFHDELGDWRVVLHSPFGMPVHAPWALAVAARLHERYGLDGSAMASDDGIVLRVPMMDDEPPGAELFLFDPDELDGIVTAEVGGSALFASRFRECAARALLLPRQNPAKRSPLWQQRQRSAQLLDVARKYPQFPIVLETVRECLQDVYDLPALKDIAAGIERRELRIVETTTQQPSPFARSLLFGYVASFLYEGDSPLAERRAAALSLDPALLDELLGRAELRELLDPNVIATTEAELQRLAPDRRARGMEGVADLLRLLGPLSVAEVAARLVPEPSATADEDGDNSPPVTPDDAGHLAAAAHLEELVAANRALRVNMAGGQRYAAVEDAARLRDALGIPLPMGVPLAFIEPVADPLGDLLGRYARTHGPFTAAEAAARLGLGVAVVQSGLARLVADKRVSEGEFLPASSQASPHAGVPEWCDVEVLRRLRRRSLAVLRAEVEPVDATTFGRFLPAWQHVGAASGTPALRGLDGLLTVVDQLAGVPIPASAWEPLVLAQRVADYSPAMLDELTATGEVIVSGAGALGGTDGWLSLHVAESAELTLNPPADFEPTALARQVLAALAGGGAYFFHQLREMVADGPDLVPSDDELTAALWELLWGGRISNDTFAPVRALLSGGHSAHKQKPAPSRLRPARSGRYGRLPGRASAAQRGAPPMGAGRWSALPEADTLAEGAVTLRSHALAELFLDRFGVVTRGSVMNAGIPGGFGLMYKVLARLEETGKCRRGYFIEHLGAAQFAVPATVDRLRTFSEDAAANPRPPQALALAATDPANPYGAALGWPALDSGHRPGRKAGALVVMVDGALVLYVERGGRTLLCFSEDDAAVALAAAALVAVVRRGGIDKLAMEKVNGADILDTPLAAALLAAGAYSTPRGVRVRA, from the coding sequence ATGGACCAGTTCGCGGCCCCCACCCGTGAATGGTTTTTGGGCGCGTTCGGCTCCCCCACCCCCGCCCAATCGGGTGCGTGGGACGCAATCGCCCAGGGCAGCCACTCCCTCGTGGTGGCGCCCACGGGCTCCGGGAAGACCCTCGCCGCCTTCCTCTGGGCCCTTGACGGGCTGGCCTCCGCACAGGCAGGCGCCACGCGCGGCACCGGCGTGCTGTACATTTCACCGCTGAAAGCCCTGGGCGTCGACGTCGAACGCAATCTGCGCGCGCCGCTGATCGGCATCACGCAAACCGCCGTGCGGCTGGGGCAGCAGGTGCCGGCCATCAGCGTTGGCGTGCGTTCGGGCGACACCCCGGCCAATGAGCGCCGGCGCCTGCTCAGCCACCCGCCGGACATCCTCATCACCACGCCCGAATCCTTGTTCCTGATGCTCACGTCCAAGGCGCGGGAAACCCTGGCCGGGGTGCACACGGTGATCGTCGACGAGGTCCATGCCGTGGCCGGAACCAAGCGCGGAGCCCACCTGGCCGTATCCCTGGAACGACTTGACGCGTTGCTGGAGCGGCCCGCGCAGCGGATCGGATTGTCCGCCACGGTGGAACCGCGGTCCACCGTGGCCCGGTTCCTGGGCGGCAGCGCTCCCGTCACCATCGTGGCACCGGCCAGCACCAAGAACTGGAACCTGACCGTCACCGTCCCGGTGGAGGACATGACGGCGCTGCCGGCCCTGGCCCAGGCCCACGACGTGGGACCGGCGTCCGGGCTGGCGCCCAATGCCTCGATCTGGCCGCACGTGGAGGAGAAGATCGTTGACGCAGTGCTGGCCAACAAGTCCACCATCGTCTTCGCCAATTCCCGGCGCCTGGCCGAGCGCCTCACGGGGCGGCTGAACGAGATCTATGTGGAGCGCCTCGAGCTGGCGGCCCTTGAGGCCGCGGCCGTTGAGGCCGCGGCCGTTGAGCCGGGCGCCGACGACGCCCCCACCGCTGCGGATCCGTGGCGGACTGTGGTGTTCCCGGACGGGGCCACGCCCGCGAGGGGCCCCGGCCGGGGTCGCGAGGCTGGGGAGCGGGTGGGGATGCCCGCCGAGATGATGGCGCAGGCCGGCACGACGGCCGGGGCGCCCAATGTGCTGGCCAAGGCCCACCACGGCTCCGTGTCCAAGGAACAGCGGGCCCTCATCGAGGACGACCTGAAGTCCGGACGGCTGCGGTGCGTGGTTGCCACCTCCAGCCTGGAACTGGGCATCGACATGGGTGCCGTGGACCTGGTGATCCAGGTGGAGTCCCCGCCGTCGGTGGCCAGCGGCCTGCAGCGCGTGGGCCGGGCCGGGCACCAGGTGGGAGAGATCTCCCAGGGCGTGCTGTTCCCCAAGCACCGGGCCGATCTGCTGCATTCGGCTGTGACGGTGGAGCGCATGCTGGCCGGACGCATCGAACCGCTGTTTGTGCCCGCCAACCCGCTGGACATCCTGGCCCAGCAAACCGTGGCTGCCACCGCGCTGGGGTCCATCGACGTCGACGAATGGTTTGACACGGTCCGGCGCAGCGCCCCGTTTGCCGCGCTGCCCCGCTCCGCCTACGACGCCACGCTGGACCTGCTGGCCGGGCGCTACCCCTCGGACGAGTTTGCCGAGCTGCGCCCGCGGATCATCTGGGACCGGGTGGGCGGCACCATCACGGGCCGCCCCGGCGCCCAACGCCTGGCCGTGACCTCCGGCGGCACCATCCCCGACCGCGGGCTCTTTGGGGTCTACATCGTCCCCACCGGCTCCCAGGGCTCGCAAGCTCGCTCCGGGTCCCTCGCCGGCGTGGGCCCATCCGACGACGCCGGGGCCAACAAGGGCGGGCGGCGCGTGGGCGAGCTCGACGAGGAAATGGTCTACGAATCCCGGGTGGGCGACGTCTTTGCCCTGGGAGCCACGAGCTGGAAAATCGAGGACATCACCTTTGACAGGGTGCTCGTGACCCCCGCGTTCGGCCAGTCCGGCAAGCTGCCGTTTTGGAAGGGCGATTCCCTGGGCCGGCCGGTGGATTTGGGGCGCGCACTGGGCGCGTTCATCCGCGAGGTCAGCGCCGCGCCGAGGGAGGAGGCCCTAGCCCGCTGCACGGCCACCGGTTTGGACACCTGGGCTGCCAACAACCTGCTTGGCTACCTGGACGAACAAAAGGCCGCCACATCCCAGGTGCCCGACGACAAGACGCTCATGGTGGAGCGCTTCCACGACGAATTGGGCGACTGGCGGGTGGTGCTGCACAGCCCCTTCGGCATGCCCGTCCACGCACCCTGGGCGCTGGCCGTGGCGGCCCGCCTGCACGAACGCTACGGTCTGGACGGCTCTGCCATGGCCTCCGACGACGGCATTGTGCTGCGCGTTCCCATGATGGATGACGAACCGCCCGGCGCCGAACTGTTCCTCTTTGACCCGGACGAACTGGACGGGATTGTCACCGCCGAGGTGGGCGGATCGGCGCTCTTCGCCAGCCGCTTCCGCGAATGCGCCGCCCGGGCGCTGCTGCTCCCCCGGCAGAACCCGGCCAAACGCTCCCCGCTCTGGCAGCAGCGCCAACGATCCGCCCAACTCCTGGACGTGGCCCGCAAGTACCCGCAGTTCCCGATTGTCCTCGAAACCGTGCGCGAGTGCCTGCAGGACGTCTATGACCTGCCCGCCCTGAAGGACATAGCGGCCGGCATCGAGCGGCGCGAGCTGCGGATCGTGGAGACCACCACCCAACAGCCGTCGCCCTTTGCCCGCTCGCTGCTCTTTGGCTACGTGGCGAGCTTCCTGTACGAGGGCGATTCCCCGCTGGCCGAACGCCGCGCGGCCGCCCTGTCCCTGGACCCGGCGCTGCTCGATGAGCTGCTGGGCCGCGCGGAGCTGCGCGAACTCCTGGACCCCAACGTCATCGCCACCACCGAGGCCGAGCTCCAGCGGCTGGCACCGGACCGGCGCGCCCGCGGCATGGAGGGCGTGGCCGATCTCCTGCGCCTGCTGGGCCCGCTGAGCGTTGCCGAGGTTGCCGCACGCCTGGTCCCCGAGCCGTCTGCCACAGCGGACGAGGACGGGGACAATTCCCCGCCCGTCACCCCGGACGACGCCGGGCACTTGGCTGCCGCCGCCCATCTCGAGGAACTGGTGGCCGCCAACAGGGCCCTGCGCGTCAACATGGCGGGCGGGCAGCGTTATGCGGCCGTTGAGGATGCGGCCCGGCTGCGCGACGCGCTGGGCATCCCGCTGCCCATGGGCGTTCCGCTGGCCTTCATCGAACCGGTGGCCGACCCCCTGGGCGATCTGCTGGGCCGCTATGCCCGCACCCACGGTCCCTTTACCGCCGCGGAAGCCGCGGCACGGCTGGGACTTGGCGTCGCCGTCGTACAGTCCGGGCTGGCACGGCTCGTCGCGGACAAACGAGTTTCCGAGGGCGAATTCCTGCCGGCCTCATCCCAGGCTTCGCCACATGCCGGGGTGCCCGAGTGGTGCGACGTCGAGGTGCTGCGCAGGCTGCGCCGCCGCTCGCTGGCCGTGCTGCGCGCCGAGGTGGAGCCCGTGGATGCCACCACGTTTGGGCGGTTCCTGCCGGCCTGGCAGCACGTGGGTGCGGCCTCCGGCACACCCGCCTTGCGGGGGCTCGACGGATTGTTGACGGTGGTGGACCAGCTGGCGGGCGTGCCGATTCCGGCGTCTGCCTGGGAGCCGCTGGTGCTGGCGCAGCGAGTGGCGGACTACTCCCCCGCCATGCTCGATGAACTCACGGCCACCGGCGAGGTGATCGTCTCCGGTGCCGGCGCGCTGGGCGGCACCGACGGCTGGCTGAGCCTGCACGTGGCCGAGTCGGCGGAGCTGACGCTGAACCCGCCCGCGGACTTTGAACCGACGGCGCTGGCCCGGCAGGTCCTTGCCGCGCTGGCCGGCGGAGGCGCGTACTTCTTCCACCAATTGCGCGAAATGGTCGCGGACGGCCCGGACCTGGTGCCCTCCGACGACGAGTTGACGGCGGCGCTGTGGGAACTGCTCTGGGGTGGGCGGATCAGCAATGACACCTTTGCCCCGGTGCGGGCCCTGCTGTCCGGCGGGCACTCCGCCCACAAGCAAAAACCGGCGCCGTCGCGGCTGCGCCCGGCCCGCTCCGGGCGTTACGGCAGGTTGCCGGGGCGGGCGTCAGCCGCCCAACGCGGAGCACCCCCCATGGGTGCCGGGCGGTGGAGCGCGCTGCCCGAGGCCGATACCCTCGCCGAAGGCGCCGTGACCCTGCGCAGCCATGCCCTGGCCGAGCTGTTCCTCGACCGCTTCGGCGTGGTGACGCGCGGCTCAGTCATGAACGCCGGCATCCCGGGCGGGTTCGGGCTCATGTACAAGGTGCTGGCCCGGCTGGAGGAGACCGGCAAATGCCGGCGCGGGTACTTCATTGAGCACCTGGGTGCCGCCCAATTTGCCGTTCCCGCCACGGTGGACAGGCTGCGCACCTTCAGCGAGGACGCCGCCGCCAATCCTCGCCCGCCGCAGGCCTTGGCACTGGCCGCCACGGACCCCGCCAACCCCTATGGGGCGGCGCTGGGCTGGCCGGCCCTGGATTCCGGGCATCGGCCCGGGCGCAAGGCCGGTGCCCTGGTGGTCATGGTCGACGGCGCCCTGGTCCTGTACGTGGAGCGGGGCGGGCGCACTCTGCTGTGCTTTAGCGAGGACGATGCCGCCGTTGCCCTCGCGGCCGCCGCACTCGTGGCGGTGGTGCGCCGCGGCGGCATCGACAAGCTGGCCATGGAGAAGGTCAACGGCGCCGACATCCTGGACACCCCGCTCGCCGCGGCCCTCCTGGCGGCCGGCGCCTACAGCACGCCGCGAGGGGTGCGGGTCCGTGCCTGA
- a CDS encoding glucose-6-phosphate dehydrogenase assembly protein OpcA: MIVDLSATTTSKIAKKITSLREQGGVNALGRVMTLVVITKNGLEEEAIEAANLASREHPCRIIVVTDAGADAPTRLDAQIRVGGDAGASEMIVLRGYGELAGASESLIAGLLLPDAPIVAWWPHGAPANAGQISIGRIAHRRITDAANEADPQQALAALRRSYTAGDTDLAWTRLTNWRIQLASILDQLDASPITAVTVEGAPDSPSTTLLAAWLHRALGAPVTILKQPAGSGIRGVRLYRAAGEIRLARHGHGANGLTVTELTQPGQPLQRISLPPRTLQDCLTEELRRLGPDDVFGETLRSLEPGPAHQQIRSTVTRGAQTKLAQNRLELVPA; the protein is encoded by the coding sequence ATGATTGTTGATTTGTCAGCGACTACCACGTCGAAGATTGCCAAGAAGATCACCTCCCTGCGGGAACAGGGCGGCGTGAATGCCCTGGGCCGGGTCATGACCCTTGTGGTCATCACCAAGAACGGGCTCGAGGAGGAAGCCATCGAGGCGGCCAACCTAGCCAGCCGCGAACACCCCTGCCGCATCATCGTCGTCACGGATGCCGGTGCCGATGCGCCCACCCGGTTGGATGCCCAGATCCGGGTCGGTGGTGACGCCGGCGCCTCCGAGATGATCGTGCTGCGTGGCTACGGGGAACTGGCCGGCGCCAGCGAGTCACTCATCGCGGGGTTGTTGCTCCCGGACGCCCCGATCGTGGCGTGGTGGCCGCACGGCGCCCCGGCCAATGCGGGGCAGATTTCCATTGGCAGGATCGCGCACCGGCGCATCACCGATGCGGCCAACGAGGCGGACCCGCAACAAGCCCTGGCCGCACTCCGGCGCAGTTACACTGCCGGGGACACGGATCTGGCCTGGACCCGGCTGACGAACTGGCGGATCCAACTCGCCTCGATCCTGGACCAGCTCGACGCCTCACCCATCACCGCTGTCACGGTTGAAGGTGCCCCCGATTCACCCAGCACCACCTTGCTGGCAGCCTGGCTGCACCGGGCCCTGGGTGCTCCCGTGACCATCCTCAAGCAGCCGGCCGGCTCCGGGATTCGCGGGGTCCGGCTTTACCGGGCCGCGGGAGAGATCCGCCTGGCCCGGCACGGACACGGCGCCAACGGATTGACCGTGACCGAACTGACCCAGCCCGGACAACCCCTCCAACGAATCTCCCTGCCACCCCGGACCCTCCAGGACTGCCTGACAGAGGAACTGCGGCGCCTGGGCCCCGACGACGTCTTCGGTGAAACACTCCGCAGCCTTGAGCCGGGCCCGGCCCACCAACAAATCCGCTCCACCGTCACCAGGGGCGCCCAGACGAAACTCGCCCAGAATCGACTGGAACTGGTCCCCGCCTAA
- a CDS encoding helix-turn-helix transcriptional regulator — protein MSLSELQWPLLQAVEALADAPLTQIADRLREAMSPAMGSSALVIFTEDCTGRPQKKAGDEEIISRVSIAELDTVRGTLPDNGPWFGEAELAGRIRPVLALKHPSSRALLVLTDPRPVDPGNDAGMDLVAYLWRITARRIQEKVADAPPSYLLESRAASAERVRVTAELTDLHSTTLETLLAALRSSSMDNAVARTTVTDLTAKALVGLRTLSDRTTDLVKEPVATAFERLREDLRPLTSFSGIEVEFIKPPLKGRDLPGEVAHAARAIVRGLVLVMMEQNDVSRIRTQWDCDGENLLINVRDDGGGSLAVDAPSIGRLDRRVQALTGRLQIDVMPGWGSDVFVTLPLDPPSQPAGDVEGWNLAARELEVLQHLAAGQRNRTIAVTLGISENTVKFHVRNLFKKLDVGSRTEAIALAHSHGLR, from the coding sequence ATGTCCTTGTCAGAACTGCAGTGGCCGCTCTTGCAGGCCGTGGAAGCCTTGGCCGACGCCCCCTTGACCCAGATAGCCGACCGGTTGCGCGAAGCGATGTCGCCGGCCATGGGAAGCAGCGCACTGGTCATCTTCACCGAGGACTGCACGGGACGGCCGCAGAAAAAGGCTGGGGACGAGGAGATCATTTCCCGGGTCTCCATCGCGGAACTTGACACGGTTCGCGGCACCCTGCCGGACAATGGCCCCTGGTTCGGGGAAGCCGAGCTCGCCGGGCGGATCCGCCCGGTGCTCGCCCTGAAGCACCCGTCCAGCCGCGCCCTCCTGGTCCTCACGGATCCCCGGCCGGTCGATCCTGGGAACGACGCCGGCATGGACTTGGTGGCCTACCTGTGGCGCATCACGGCCCGGCGGATCCAGGAAAAGGTGGCCGATGCGCCGCCGTCGTACCTGTTGGAATCGCGGGCGGCCTCGGCCGAACGCGTGCGCGTGACGGCCGAGCTGACCGATCTGCACTCCACCACGCTGGAGACCCTGCTGGCCGCCCTGCGCTCGTCCTCCATGGACAATGCAGTGGCGCGAACCACCGTCACCGACCTCACCGCCAAGGCGCTCGTGGGGCTGCGCACGCTCAGTGACCGCACCACGGACCTGGTGAAGGAGCCCGTCGCCACGGCGTTCGAACGCCTGCGGGAGGACCTGCGGCCGCTCACGAGCTTCAGCGGCATCGAGGTCGAATTCATCAAGCCGCCACTGAAGGGGCGGGACTTGCCGGGCGAAGTGGCCCATGCGGCACGGGCGATCGTCCGCGGGCTGGTGCTGGTCATGATGGAACAAAACGATGTCAGCCGGATCCGGACGCAGTGGGACTGCGACGGCGAGAACCTGCTGATCAACGTGCGCGACGACGGCGGCGGCTCGCTCGCCGTCGACGCGCCCAGCATCGGCCGCCTTGACCGCCGGGTCCAGGCGCTCACCGGGCGCCTGCAGATCGACGTTATGCCGGGCTGGGGTTCGGACGTTTTTGTCACCCTTCCCCTGGACCCGCCGTCGCAGCCGGCCGGGGACGTCGAGGGCTGGAACCTTGCCGCCCGGGAGCTCGAAGTGCTCCAGCACCTGGCCGCCGGACAACGCAACCGCACCATCGCCGTGACGCTGGGCATCAGCGAGAACACCGTGAAGTTCCACGTGCGGAACCTGTTCAAGAAGCTCGACGTCGGATCGCGCACCGAGGCCATCGCCCTGGCGCACAGCCACGGCCTGCGGTGA